In one Carassius carassius chromosome 14, fCarCar2.1, whole genome shotgun sequence genomic region, the following are encoded:
- the pgam1a gene encoding phosphoglycerate mutase 1a → MAAYKLVLIRHGESCWNQENRFCGWFDADLSETGAQEAKKGGQALKDAGFEFDICYTSVLKRAIRTLWIVLDSIDQMWLPVHRTWRLNERHYGGLTGLNKAETAAKHGEAQVKIWRRSYDIPPPSMDADHDFYSIISKDRRYADLTEDQLPSCESLKDTIARALPFWNEEIVPQIKEGKRVLIAAHGNSLRGIVKHLEGMSEEAIMELNLPTGIPILYELDKNLKPIKPMQFLGDEETVRKAMEAVAAQGKAKK, encoded by the exons ATGGCTGCATACAAGCTGGTTCTCATTCGCCATGGCGAGAGCTGCTGGAATCAGGAGAATCGCTTCTGTGGTTGGTTCGACGCGGACCTGAGCGAGACAGGGGCTCAGGAGGCAAAGAAAGGCGGTCAAGCTTTAAAAG ATGCAGGGTTTGAGTTTGACATTTGTTATACCTCGGTGCTGAAGAGGGCCATCCGGACGTTATGGATTGTTTTGGACAGCATTGATCAGATGTGGCTGCCTGTGCACAGGACCTGGCGCCTGAATGAACGCCATTATGGTGGTCTCACTGGGTTAAACAAGGCTGAGACTGCAGCCAAGCATGGTGAAGCCCAGGTTAAGATTTGGAGGCGCTCCTATGACATCCCTCCACCAAGTATGGATGCAGATCATGACTTTTACAGCATCATCAGCAAG GACAGGCGTTATGCTGATTTGACCGAGGACCAGCTGCCTTCTTGTGAGAGTCTGAAGGACACTATTGCACGGGCGCTACCCTTCTGGAATGAGGAGATTGTGCCTCAAATCAAGGAGGGAAAGAGAGTGTTGATTGCTGCTCATGGAAACAGTTTGAGAGGCATCGTGAAGCACTTAGAAG GTATGTCTGAGGAGGCCATTATGGAGCTGAATCTGCCCACAGGCATCCCTATTCTTTATGAGCTGGACAAGAACCTGAAGCCCATTAAGCCCATGCAGTTCCTCGGAGATGAGGAAACTGTTCGCAAAGCCATGGAGGCTGTGGCAGCACAGGGCAAAGCCAAGAAATAG
- the mettl18 gene encoding histidine protein methyltransferase 1 homolog: MAFSFNFDIPLHTDETNDKENKEDKAKEVNLNCSEVSATVPNKIKDAVEHQSLLDPLSQIENWVPETITIGALPPLLCLNESVFEKTAPEQEDSEEILAKTLTQNSDLISGIYEGGFKIWECTYDLLEYIDDEGETFAGKRVLDLGCGAGLLGILALKRGASRVDFQDYNSTVIEQLTLPNVFLNCEDDDENEEKNSSPPCKRKALNATEKLLGRCGFFSGDWNSFLTLMHNKTPSPKFDIIFTSETIYNTDYYSSLHNVFCDLLDENGMVYLATKSHYFGVGGGLHLFEKFVEKNNVFQIRYLKDVEQGLKRHVVSLTFKK; encoded by the exons ATGGCATTCAGTTTCAACTTCGATATTCCTTTACATACAGACGAAACAAAcgataaagaaaacaaagaagaCAAAGCAAAAGAAGTGAATCTTAATTGCTCG GAAGTCAGTGCAACCGTCCCAAATAAGATAAAGGATGCTGTGGAGCACCAATCTTTGTTGGATCCTCTGTCCCAAATTGAGAACTGGGTGCCTGAAACCATCACCATAGGTGCCCTGCCTCCCCTGCTCTGTCTCAATGAATCAGTGTTTGAGAAGACTGCTCCTGAGCAAGAGGACAGTGAGGAGATACTGGCCAAAACATTGACTCAAAACTCAGACCTCATCTCTGGAATCTATGAGGGTGGGTTTAAGATATGGGAATGCACTTACGATCTACTTGAGTACATTGATGATGAAGGAGAAACCTTCGCTGGGAAAAGAGTGTTAGACTTAGGCTGTGGAGCTGGTCTTCTTGGCATACTTGCATTGAAGAGAGGAGCCAGCAGAGTTGATTTCCAGGATTATAACAGCACTGTGATAGAGCAGTTAACGCTACCAAatgtttttctcaattgtgaagatgatgatgaaaatgaagagaaaaatagCAGCCCACCGTGTAAGCGAAAAGCCCTGAATGCAACCGAGAAATTACTAGGTCGTTGTGGTTTCTTCTCAGGCGACTGGAACTCTTTTCTCACACTTATGCACAATAAAACCCCTTCACCGAAATTTGACATTATCTTCACATCAGAAACCATATATAACACCGACTACTATTCTTCACTTCATAATGTGTTTTGTGACCTGCTTGATGAAAATGGTATGGTTTATTTGGCAACCAAATCTCACTATTTTGGAGTAGGAGGTGGCCTTCATCTGTTTGAGAAGTTTGTGGAGAAGAATAATGTCTTTCAGATCAGATATTTGAAGGATGTTGAACAAGGTCTTAAGAGACATGTTGTATCATTGACATTCAAAAAGTGA
- the zdhhc16a gene encoding palmitoyltransferase ZDHHC16A isoform X2 produces the protein MRPCTTVMHLLLRCMRGCGRHSRNRMPRILRQLVSYIKLIFKSLYFNSLTNSEVVLDCILEPVFWTVEVVTRWFGMVFVFLVVALTSSVVFIAYVCLLPLVLQTYSTGWMMWHICYGNWILVMIVFHYYKATNTPPGYPPKMKNEVPFVSFCKKCVIPKPARSHHCGICKTCILKMDHHCPWLNNCVGHYNHRYFFSFCLFLTLGCMYCSISGRDLFIDAYNSIDEISQPPYTYKDRMFHKSVIYMWVLTSTVSVALGSLTLWHALLITRGETSIERHINNKEAKRLAKRGKVYRNPFSYGKLNNWKVFFGVEKRSHWLTRVLLPSGHTPYGDGLTWDIYPLKKNMMPV, from the exons ATGCGTCCCTGCACTACTGTCATGCACCTGCTGCTGCGATGCATGCGCGGATGTGGCAGACACAGTCGCAATCGCATGCCCAGAATACTGAGGCAGCTTGTGAGCTACATCAAACTGATCTTCAAATCCCTTTATTTTAACTCACTCACTAACTCTGAAGTGGTACTGGACTGCATCCTTGAACCAGTGTTTTGGACAGTGGAGGTCGTCACACGATGGTTTGGAATG gtttttgtgtttttggtagTAGCTCTTACCAGTTCTGTGGTTTTCATCGCATATGTCTGCCTTCTACCATTGGTCCTCCAAACGTACTCTACTGGCTGGATGATGTGGCACATTTGTTACGGGAATTGGATCTTGGTCATGATAGTCTTCCATTACTACAAAGCCACAAACACTCCTCCTGGATACCCTCCAAAG ATGAAAAACGAGGTCCCGTTTGTGTCGTTCTGTAAAAAGTGCGTCATTCCTAAACCAGCACGAAGTCATCACTGTGGCATCTGTAAAAC ATGTATTCTAAAAATGGATCATCATTGCC cTTGGCTTAACAACTGTGTTGGCCATTACAATCATCGTTACTTCTTCTCCTTTTGTCTCTTTTTGACTCTGGGCTGCATGTATTGCAGCATCAGCGGTCGCGATCTGTTTATCGATGCATACAATTCCATAGAT GAAATTTCGCAACCTCCATACACCTACAAAGATAGGATGTTTCACAAGAGTGTAATCTACATGTGGGTCCTTACAAG CACGGTGTCAGTCGCTCTAGGATCTCTCACACTGTGGCATGCTTTACTTATCACCCGTGGAGAAACCAGCATTGAACGCCATATTAACAACAAAGAGGCCAAACGTTTGGCAAAACGTGGAAAG GTCTATCGTAATCCTTTTAGTTATGGCAAACTAAACAACTGGAAGGTGTTCTTTGGTGTAGAAAAGAGAAg TCATTGGCTGACTCGTGTTCTCCTGCCCTCTGGACACACCCCTTATGGTGACGGACTGACATGGGACATTTACCctcttaaaaaaaacatgatgccagtttaa
- the zdhhc16a gene encoding palmitoyltransferase ZDHHC16A isoform X1 — protein sequence MRPCTTVMHLLLRCMRGCGRHSRNRMPRILRQLVSYIKLIFKSLYFNSLTNSEVVLDCILEPVFWTVEVVTRWFGMVFVFLVVALTSSVVFIAYVCLLPLVLQTYSTGWMMWHICYGNWILVMIVFHYYKATNTPPGYPPKMKNEVPFVSFCKKCVIPKPARSHHCGICKTCILKMDHHCPWLNNCVGHYNHRYFFSFCLFLTLGCMYCSISGRDLFIDAYNSIDQFRHLEVEKQGVPVTGIGLLIGIVPSEGVAGKGVQEISQPPYTYKDRMFHKSVIYMWVLTSTVSVALGSLTLWHALLITRGETSIERHINNKEAKRLAKRGKVYRNPFSYGKLNNWKVFFGVEKRSHWLTRVLLPSGHTPYGDGLTWDIYPLKKNMMPV from the exons ATGCGTCCCTGCACTACTGTCATGCACCTGCTGCTGCGATGCATGCGCGGATGTGGCAGACACAGTCGCAATCGCATGCCCAGAATACTGAGGCAGCTTGTGAGCTACATCAAACTGATCTTCAAATCCCTTTATTTTAACTCACTCACTAACTCTGAAGTGGTACTGGACTGCATCCTTGAACCAGTGTTTTGGACAGTGGAGGTCGTCACACGATGGTTTGGAATG gtttttgtgtttttggtagTAGCTCTTACCAGTTCTGTGGTTTTCATCGCATATGTCTGCCTTCTACCATTGGTCCTCCAAACGTACTCTACTGGCTGGATGATGTGGCACATTTGTTACGGGAATTGGATCTTGGTCATGATAGTCTTCCATTACTACAAAGCCACAAACACTCCTCCTGGATACCCTCCAAAG ATGAAAAACGAGGTCCCGTTTGTGTCGTTCTGTAAAAAGTGCGTCATTCCTAAACCAGCACGAAGTCATCACTGTGGCATCTGTAAAAC ATGTATTCTAAAAATGGATCATCATTGCC cTTGGCTTAACAACTGTGTTGGCCATTACAATCATCGTTACTTCTTCTCCTTTTGTCTCTTTTTGACTCTGGGCTGCATGTATTGCAGCATCAGCGGTCGCGATCTGTTTATCGATGCATACAATTCCATAGAT CAATTCAGACACTTGGAAGTGGAGAAACAGGGTGTCCCGGTGACAGGGATTGGGTTGCTCATCGGCATTGTCCCATCAGAAGGCGTGGCTGGGAAGGGAGTACAG GAAATTTCGCAACCTCCATACACCTACAAAGATAGGATGTTTCACAAGAGTGTAATCTACATGTGGGTCCTTACAAG CACGGTGTCAGTCGCTCTAGGATCTCTCACACTGTGGCATGCTTTACTTATCACCCGTGGAGAAACCAGCATTGAACGCCATATTAACAACAAAGAGGCCAAACGTTTGGCAAAACGTGGAAAG GTCTATCGTAATCCTTTTAGTTATGGCAAACTAAACAACTGGAAGGTGTTCTTTGGTGTAGAAAAGAGAAg TCATTGGCTGACTCGTGTTCTCCTGCCCTCTGGACACACCCCTTATGGTGACGGACTGACATGGGACATTTACCctcttaaaaaaaacatgatgccagtttaa